From Carettochelys insculpta isolate YL-2023 chromosome 3, ASM3395843v1, whole genome shotgun sequence, a single genomic window includes:
- the HTR1B gene encoding 5-hydroxytryptamine receptor 1B gives MEPAGPCPPAPGPLKGLPANDSYPDRNCSAQPGAYQAATPLSWKIVLTLVLALITLATMLSNAFVIATVSQSRKLHTPANYLIASLAVTDLLVSILVMPVSTMYTVTGRWTLGQVVCDIWLSSDITCCTASILHLCVIALDRYWAITDAVEYSTKRTPRRAAGMIALVWVFSISISMPPLFWRQAKAEEDSDCVVNTDHILYTVYSTVGAFYFPTLLLIALYGRIYVEARSRILKQTPAKAGKRLTRAHLITDSPGSSSSVTSINSKAPEASSETGSPVYMNQVKVKVSDALLEKKKLTAARERKATKTLGIILGAFIVCWLPFFIISLVLPICKDACWFHMAIFDFFTWLGYLNSLINPIIYTMSNEDFKQAFHKLMRFRCAS, from the coding sequence ATGGAGCCGGCGGGTCCCTGCCCGCCCGCGCCCGGCCCCCTGAAGGGGCTCCCGGCCAACGACTCCTACCCCGACCGCAACTGCAGCGCGCAGCCCGGCGCCTACCAGGCGGCCACCCCGCTGTCGTGGAAGATCGTCCTCACCCTGGTGCTGGCGCTCATCACGCTGGCCACCATGCTCTCCAACGCCTTCGTCATCGCCACCGTCTCCCAGAGCCGCAAGCTGCACACCCCGGCCAACTATCTCATCGCCTCGCTGGCCGTCACCGACCTGCTGGTCTCCATCCTGGTCATGCCGGTCAGCACCATGTACACCGTCACCGGGCGGTGGACGCTGGGCCAGGTGGTGTGCGACATCTGGCTGTCCTCGGACATCACCTGTTGCACGGCCTCCATCCTGCACCTGTGTGTCATCGCGCTGGACCGCTACTGGGCCATCACCGACGCCGTGGAGTACTCCACCAAGAGGACCCCCCGCCGGGCCGCCGGCATGATCGCGCTGGTGTGGGTcttctccatctccatctccatgCCGCCGCTCTTCTGGCGCCAGGCGAAAGCCGAGGAGGACTCGGACTGCGTGGTGAACACGGACCACATCCTCTACACCGTGTACTCCACCGTGGGGGCCTTCTACTTCCCCACCTTGCTGCTGATCGCCCTCTACGGCAGGATCTACGTGGAAGCCCGGTCTCGGATCTTGAAGCAGACGCCGGCCAAAGCGGGCAAGAGATTAACCAGGGCTCATTTAATAACCGATTCCCCCGGGTCGTCTTCATCTGTTACCTCCATCAACTCCAAGGCCCCCGAGGCCTCCAGTGAAACGGGGTCGCCTGTGTACATGAACCAGGTCAAGGTGAAGGTCTCCGATGCCCTTTTGGAGAAGAAGAAGCTCACGGCCGCCAGAGAGCGGAAAGCCACCAAGACTTTAGGGATTATTTTAGGAGCCTTCATCGTCTGTTGGCTGCCCTTCTTCATCATCAGCTTGGTGTTACCTATTTGCAAGGACGCCTGCTGGTTCCACATGGCCATCTTTGACTTTTTCACCTGGCTGGGATATCTCAACTCTTTAATCAACCCCATAATCTATACCATGTCCAACGAAGACTTCAAACAAGCTTTCCACAAATTGATGCGTTTTAGATGCGCGAGCTGA